In Dermacentor andersoni chromosome 4, qqDerAnde1_hic_scaffold, whole genome shotgun sequence, the following proteins share a genomic window:
- the LOC129386156 gene encoding uncharacterized protein yields MYAQSRFSVTSVVPRGCRKSRDALSQLGTEVGVHEFVAYWNHGVRHHAVLDVHESRSSGVGGVRSSFALLKAFKFLQHAHVENGSLNAANIFLGCSTILYEDSLLHKSLTDELSLLPVDVLILTTHLMASEDSGRVVVPPTALRSPEGRHPPAILDVAHHLSEAEYLSPTATVCFTLTMAVLAYDVSWKTRIGAFCDKGPVRVPIKEVCRHQNYPQDIKYGNGTAIARFHSTTKKRLYLFDTKDSFRFKMCALRNMFPELVHGWAVFDVDLADYDGTCNGAPRSFDRVRAIRETFNEYLELGQEWSPTQPC; encoded by the exons atgtatgcACAGTCCCGCTTTTCGGTAACGAGCGTCGTCCCGCGTGGCTGCAGAAAATCGAGGGACGCACTGAGCCAGCTGGGCACCGAGGTGGGCGTACACGAGTTCGTCGCCTACTGGAACCACGGCGTCCGTCACCACGCCGTTTTGGACGTGCACGAAAGCCGGTCCAGCGGCGTCGGGGGCGTGCGTTCGTCCTTCGCTTTGCTCAAG GCGTTCAAGTTTCTACAGCACGCACATGTGGAAAACGGTAGCCTCAATGCGGCGAACATCTTCCTCGGCTGTTCGACGATATTGTACGAGGATAGTTTACTGCACAAAAGTCTCACCGATGAATTAAG TCTCCTCCCCGTGGACGTCTTGATCCTCACCACTCACTTGATGGCGTCCGAGGACAGCGGCAGAGTAGTCGTTCCCCCCACTGCCCTCAGGTCTCCGGAAGGACGCCACCCGCCGGCCATT TTGGACGTGGCGCATCACTTATCCGAGGCCGAGTACCTGAGCCCAACCGCCACTGTTTGCTTTACGCTCACTATGGCGGTGCTGGCCTACGATGTGTCCTGGAAAACCCGCATTGGAGCGTTCTGCGACAAAGGACCCGTGCGAGTGCCCATAAAAGAG GTGTGCAGGCATCAGAACTACCCGCAAGATATCAAGTACGGAAATGGCACAGCAATCGCTCGGTTCCACTCTACGACGAAGAAGCGCCTTTACCTGTTCGACACGAAAGACAGCTTTCGCTTCAAG ATGTGCGCGCTCCGCAACATGTTCCCCGAGCTCGTGCACGGCTGGGCCGTCTTCGACGTGGACCTCGCAGACTACGACGGCACGTGCAACGGAGCTCCGAGAAGCTTCGATCGTGTACGCGCCATTCGCGAAACCTTCAACGAGTACCTCGAGCTCGGCCAGGAATGGTCGCCCACGCAGCCGTGCTGA